Proteins from one Pseudoliparis swirei isolate HS2019 ecotype Mariana Trench chromosome 22, NWPU_hadal_v1, whole genome shotgun sequence genomic window:
- the ino80c gene encoding INO80 complex subunit C, which translates to MSSQSPVTVRAPPAAASSAAVRGKKRPASPAVATAPQVTGSCSSKKKKSQMTAPPTTQPQIAAVESVPEVKPVGPADCGPTAIPESTAKPPPFKDPAFMHSGIGGAAAGKKNRTWKNLKQILALERTLPWKLTDPSYYSIDALPSLKPTKKYSDISGLPANYTDPQTKLRFTSSEEFSYIRLLPTDVVTGYLALRKETCIIP; encoded by the exons ATGTCATCTCAGAGCCCCGTGACCGTCAGGGCTCCGCCAGCAGCCGCCAGCTCGGCCGCAGTCCGGGGGAAGAAACGTCCCGCTAGTCCGGCGGTGGCTACGGCTCCGCAGGTCACCGGAAGCTGCagcagcaagaagaagaaaagccagATGACCGCTCCACCCACAACACAGCCGCAG attGCAGCTGTGGAGTCGGTGCCTGAGGTGAAGCCAGTGGGACCAGCTGACTGCGGTCCTACTGCCATCCCAGAGTCCACAGCAAAGCCTCCACCGTTCAAAGACCCCGCGTTTATG CATTCTGGGAtcggtggagcagcagcaggtaaAAAGAACCGGACCTGGAAGAATCTCAAACAGATCCTGGCTTTGGAGCGGACTTTACCCTGGAAGCTCACTGATCCCAGCT ACTACAGCATTGACGCCCTTCCCTCGTTGAAGCCAACTAAGAAATACTCTGACATCTCCGGACTCCCT GCAAACTACACAGACCCTCAGACGAAGCTGCGCTTCACATCCTCGGAGGAATTCTCCTACATCCGCCTCCTCCCCACAGATGTCGTTACCGGCTACCTTGCACTTCGGAAGGAAACGTGCATCATACCTTGA